One window of the Chryseobacterium sp. CY350 genome contains the following:
- a CDS encoding O-succinylhomoserine sulfhydrylase, whose amino-acid sequence MENENFETLAIRIQTERTQFDEHSTPLYLTSSFVFEDAEDMRASFAEEKSKNLYSRFSNPNVTEFTDKIVKMEGAEAGYAFATGMAAIYSTFATLLNAGDHIVSCQSVFGSTHTLFTKYFPKWNIETTYFKAEDSENVEKYIKPNTKILYLETPTNPAIEILDLEFFGKIAKKHNLIFIVDNCFATPYLQQPIKYGADLVVHSATKLIDGQGRVLGGVAVGREDLIREIYLFARNTGPAMSPFNAWILSKSLETLAIRVERHCENALKVAEFLESHPNVQFVKYPFLKSHPSYDIAIKQMKLGGNIVAFEIKGGIEDGRSFLDKIKMCSLSANLGDTRTIVTHPASTTHSKLSDEERNEVGITAGLVRCSVGLENVEDIIADLKQALG is encoded by the coding sequence ATGGAAAACGAAAATTTTGAAACCCTTGCGATAAGAATCCAAACCGAAAGAACTCAGTTTGACGAGCATTCTACGCCTTTGTATCTTACTTCAAGCTTTGTTTTTGAAGATGCAGAAGATATGAGAGCTAGTTTTGCAGAGGAAAAATCTAAAAATCTGTACAGCCGATTTTCGAATCCTAATGTTACAGAATTTACTGATAAAATTGTAAAAATGGAAGGTGCGGAAGCAGGTTACGCTTTCGCAACAGGAATGGCTGCCATTTATTCAACTTTTGCAACTTTACTGAATGCAGGAGATCATATTGTGAGCTGTCAGTCGGTTTTCGGTTCTACGCATACTTTATTCACCAAATATTTTCCGAAGTGGAATATCGAGACGACTTATTTCAAGGCTGAGGATTCTGAAAATGTAGAAAAATATATTAAGCCAAACACAAAAATTCTGTATTTGGAAACGCCAACCAATCCTGCAATAGAGATTCTAGACTTAGAGTTTTTTGGAAAGATTGCCAAAAAGCACAATTTAATTTTTATTGTAGACAACTGTTTTGCCACGCCTTACCTTCAGCAACCGATAAAATACGGTGCTGATCTGGTCGTTCATTCAGCAACAAAACTGATAGACGGACAAGGTCGTGTTTTGGGTGGGGTAGCGGTAGGTAGAGAAGATTTGATTCGTGAAATTTATCTTTTTGCAAGAAATACAGGTCCTGCAATGTCGCCATTCAACGCTTGGATTTTATCGAAAAGCCTGGAAACACTTGCTATCCGTGTAGAAAGACATTGCGAAAACGCTTTGAAGGTTGCAGAGTTTTTAGAAAGTCATCCGAATGTACAATTTGTAAAATATCCATTTTTAAAATCTCATCCCAGTTACGATATCGCAATAAAGCAAATGAAGTTAGGCGGAAATATCGTTGCATTTGAAATCAAAGGAGGCATTGAAGATGGAAGAAGCTTTTTAGATAAAATAAAGATGTGCTCACTTTCAGCCAATCTTGGTGATACGAGAACAATTGTAACACATCCCGCTTCTACAACGCATTCCAAACTTTCTGACGAAGAAAGAAATGAAGTGGGAATCACTGCAGGATTGGTTCGCTGCTCTGTAGGTCTCGAAAATGTGGAGGATATTATTGCAGATTTAAAGCAGGCGTTGGGTTAA
- the tnpA gene encoding IS200/IS605 family transposase, whose amino-acid sequence MSQSLSKIYVHIVFSTKNREQMISDEFKEEIFNYLGGVCKNLECNPIQVGGYRDHVHILCLLSKKITLVKLLEEVKSASSKWIKTKGEKFSAFYWQSGYGAFSVNPTEIEVVKNYIRNQEEHHKVKSFQDEYRAFLKKYDVQYNEDYVWD is encoded by the coding sequence ATGTCACAATCTTTAAGTAAAATATATGTTCACATAGTTTTTAGTACAAAAAATAGAGAACAAATGATATCCGATGAATTTAAAGAAGAAATTTTTAATTATCTAGGAGGTGTCTGTAAAAATTTAGAGTGTAATCCCATTCAGGTTGGAGGTTATCGGGATCATGTCCATATTTTGTGCTTGCTTTCAAAAAAAATAACTTTGGTGAAACTTTTAGAAGAAGTGAAATCAGCTTCATCAAAATGGATTAAAACTAAAGGTGAAAAATTTTCTGCTTTTTACTGGCAAAGCGGGTACGGTGCATTTTCTGTTAACCCGACTGAAATTGAGGTAGTGAAAAATTATATAAGAAATCAGGAAGAACATCATAAAGTGAAAAGTTTCCAGGACGAATACCGAGCATTCTTAAAAAAATATGATGTACAGTACAATGAAGATTATGTTTGGGATTAG
- a CDS encoding homocysteine S-methyltransferase family protein: MKNSEQLYKALSGRILILDGAMGTMLQRYKFEEEDYRGERFRDWEHPVKGNNDLLSLTQPHAIEEVHRKYLEAGADILETNTFSGTTIAMADYHMEDLVYELNYESAKIARKVCDEFTAKNPDKPRFVAGSIGPTNRTASLSPDVNDPGYRAITFEDLRLAYKQQSEALLDGGSDILLVETIFDTLNAKAALFAIDEIQEERGIEIPIMVSGTITDASGRTLSGQTAEAFLISVSHLNLLSVGFNCALGANQLTPYLETLAHNSEFHVSAYPNAGLPNAFGQYDESPDQMAAQIREYVEKGLINIIGGCCGTTPEHIKAIADLVDKYEPRKVKYFV; the protein is encoded by the coding sequence ATGAAAAATTCAGAACAACTATATAAAGCCCTTTCCGGGAGAATCTTAATTCTCGACGGAGCGATGGGAACCATGCTTCAGAGATACAAATTCGAAGAAGAAGATTACCGTGGTGAGCGTTTCAGAGACTGGGAACATCCCGTCAAAGGAAATAATGACCTGCTTTCTCTCACGCAACCTCATGCAATTGAAGAAGTTCATAGAAAGTACCTTGAGGCCGGCGCTGATATTCTTGAAACCAATACTTTTTCGGGAACTACAATTGCAATGGCAGATTACCACATGGAAGATTTGGTCTATGAACTCAACTACGAATCAGCTAAAATTGCCAGAAAAGTTTGTGATGAGTTCACTGCCAAAAACCCTGATAAGCCTAGATTTGTTGCAGGTTCTATCGGACCAACCAACAGAACGGCAAGTTTAAGCCCTGATGTCAACGATCCGGGTTATCGTGCGATTACTTTTGAGGATTTAAGACTGGCTTACAAACAGCAGTCAGAAGCTTTGCTAGATGGAGGTTCAGATATTCTTTTGGTAGAAACAATTTTTGACACATTAAATGCAAAAGCCGCTTTATTTGCCATCGACGAAATTCAGGAAGAAAGAGGAATCGAAATCCCGATCATGGTTTCTGGGACGATTACAGATGCGTCGGGAAGAACACTGAGCGGACAAACCGCAGAAGCATTTTTAATTTCAGTTTCACATCTAAACTTATTGAGTGTTGGGTTCAACTGTGCTTTGGGAGCGAATCAGTTAACTCCATATTTAGAAACGCTGGCTCATAATTCAGAATTCCACGTTTCGGCTTATCCGAATGCGGGTCTTCCGAATGCTTTCGGACAGTATGATGAATCACCAGACCAAATGGCTGCACAGATCAGGGAATATGTAGAGAAAGGATTGATCAATATTATTGGCGGATGCTGCGGTACCACGCCGGAACACATTAAAGCAATAGCTGATTTAGTTGATAAATATGAGCCAAGAAAAGTGAAATATTTTGTATGA